From Erigeron canadensis isolate Cc75 chromosome 8, C_canadensis_v1, whole genome shotgun sequence, one genomic window encodes:
- the LOC122580040 gene encoding uncharacterized protein LOC122580040 — translation MTNKSPIFPFQQPPQHFSDYGFDPQLDYFQVLEEARKHKQRETSSSFRSSSSSIIDSLHFKLQKPISKDNNIDTSKKIKKNQKRWWKNAFHFFKRKRTTNKCDNLVYSSSGSSARVFSGPVYFTDSSSTNKSGSSTPYHLRSSPASSGPLARGEFDISIPYISLTQLNNMDQTRHHKMPTSPPMPIYLVT, via the exons ATGACCAACAAATCCCCCATTTTCCCTTTTCAACAACCACCTCAACATTTCAGTGACTATGGTTTTGACCCTCAACTCGACTACTTTCAG GTGTTGGAAGAAGCAAGAAAACACAAACAACGTGAAACAAGTTCATCAtttagatcatcatcatcatccattaTTGACAGCCTACATTTCAAGCTTCAAAAGCCCATCTCCAAAGACAACAATATTGACACCagcaaaaaaatcaagaaaaaccaaaaacgtTGGTGGAAAAACGCCTTTCATTTTTTCAAACGAAAACGCACCACCAACAAATGTGACAATTTGGTCtatagtagtagtggctcaagtgcTCGTGTATTTTCTGGACCCGTGTACTTCACGGACAGTAGTAGTACTAATAAAAGTGGGTCCTCCACTCCGTACCATCTTCGTAGCAGCCCGGCCTCGTCCGGGCCACTAGCTCGAGGTGAATTCGATATTAGTATACCTTATATTAGCCTCACCCAACTTAACAATATGGATCAGACTCGTCATCATAAGATGCCAACCTCGCCTCCTATGCCAATTTACTTGGTCACTTGA
- the LOC122579773 gene encoding condensin-2 complex subunit H2 codes for MNDKEASTSDGNFHGVQPHRDLQSNWEVDLVNKLQSYLLKICSGEFTGQEDSANHLSVNFAEAALLIQGSVQVYSKKIDYLYSLVVHALEFISQHGQQHDQPASSSGQDEEQNGSDAAPVEPDDTFWCSNDIPVDAKNSLDTSNDNDAPLNSFVKPPANLVVLEGDCLDVSGDSGELESFLLATNDLHRDFLLLDASDAVAVDDFLGGKETFSKYKSGHKGGSSIKSRKSFMSPSKASGGTVRKQSAGKTHVPDSDPPDIVDNRFDANDHNMQSPAPACNGNMDHDFDMEDGFSHPGTFDDSDEDSDDPWKPLNPHERGNLKVKPFKKVKAFKKNWPTPSTKVSILEEFPLAKLHGPISAELNEIWDARYHVDKKDQESESLPLYEKLRRSLVLGDHENLGALKNGKDDEDNGYDDDGGPDFMADDYDMPDMNEDHFKPEKHVNEDAHFDDNPFDHEDPDSHANLEDLCRSHMDSLLASIAETEKQTALAARVSNWKQRIEQNLDEQDARPPFDIHEYGQRTLDKLSLEADVGNSLTFTDVVRGQEKHDVARTFSALLQLVNNGNVELVKCGAGGEFICYTAENPFHVRLLNNEKRAEVQLRSSNKRPKAQLKQGKENRGLATGSTSSSSPQITVKLGKGVAIRCTPESKRRRRSRMVDPDGLSSAG; via the exons ATGAATGATAAAGAAGCCAGTACTTCCGACGGAAATTTTCACGGCGTGCAACCACACCGTGATTTACAATCAAATTGGGAAGTTGATCTTGTAAACAAACTTCAAagttatttacttaaaatatgCTCTGGTGAATTTACCGGTCAAGAAGATAGTGCCAATCATCTTTCTGTTAATTTTGCTGAAG CTGCTTTGTTGATTCAAGGGTCAGTTCAGGTGTACAGTAAAAAGATTGACTATTTGTATTCATTGGTTGTACATGCTTTAGAGTTCATCTCTCAACATgg TCAGCAACATGATCAACCAGCGAGCTCATCAGGCCAAGACGAAGAACAAAATGGTTCTGATGCTGCTCCTGTTGAACCAGATGATACTTTTTGGTGCTCAAATGATATCCCAG TTGATGCCAAGAATTCCTTGGATACTTCAAATGACAATGATGCTCCTCTAAACTCCTTTGTGAAACCTCCTGCGAATTTGGTTGTGCTTGAAGGTGATTGCTTGGATGTTAGTGGAGACAGTGGGGAATTAGAGTCCTTTTTG TTAGCGACAAATGATCTACACAGGGATTTTCTTCTTTTAGATGCTAGTGATGCAGTAGCAGTTGATGATTTTCTGGGTGGCAAAGAAACATTTAGCAAGTATAAAAGTGGTCATAAAGGAGGGAGTTCTATTAAGTCTCGCAAATCATTTATGTCACCTTCAAAAGCTTCTGGTGGAACGGTGCGTAAACAATCTGCTGGAAAGACCCATGTTCCTGATTCAGATCCACCTGACATTGTTGATAACCGCTTTGATGCAAATGACCATAATATGCAATCACCTGCTCCTGCATGTAATGGTAATATGGACCATGATTTTGACATGGAGGATGGGTTTTCACATCCAGGGACATTTGACGATTCGGATGAAGACAGTGATGATCCATGGAAACCTTTAAATCCTCATGAACGGGGAAACTTGAAAGTCAAACCCTTTAAAAAAG TTAAAGCTTTTAAAAAGAATTGGCCGACTCCGAGCACTAAAGTTTCTATATTAGAGGAGTTTCCACTTGCAAAATTGCATGGCCCGATTAGTGCTGAGCTGAATGAAATATGGGATGCACGATATCATGTTGACAAAAAAGATCAGGAATCAGAATCTCTTCCATTGTATGAAAAG CTTCGGCGATCACTTGTGCTAGGAGATCATGAAAATCTTGGGGCGTTAAAAAATGgtaaagatgatgaagataatggATATGATGACGATGGGGGCCCTGATTTCATGGCTGATGATTATGACATGCCGGATATGAATGAAGATCATTTTAAACCTGAAAAG CATGTGAATGAAGATGCACATTTTGACGACAACCCTTTCGATCATGAAGACCCAGATTCTCATGCGAATCTTGAAGATCTGTGCCGTTCTCATATG gaTTCTTTGCTTGCTAGTATCGCTGAGACAGAGAAGCAGACTGCTCTGGCAGCTAGGGTATCAAACTGGAAGCAGAGAATCGAGCAAAACTTGGATGAGCAA GATGCACGGCCACCATTTGATATACATGAATATGGTCAAAGGACTTTGGACAAGCTTTCGCTAGAAGCAGATGTTGGAAATTCCTTAACCTTCACTGATGTTGTCAGGGgtcaagagaaacatgatgttgCACGGACTTTTTCTGCCCTTCTACAGTTG GTGAATAATGGAAACGTAGAACTGGTTAAGTGTGGGGCTGGCGGTGAATTTATTTGTTATACCGCTGAGAACCCATTTCATGTCCGCCttttaaataatgaaaagaGAGCAGAAGTACAGCTTAGGTCCTCCAATAAGAGACCAAAGGCTCAGTTGAAACAAGGAAAAGAGAATCGGGGACTAGCCACCGgttcaacatcatcatcatcccctCAGATAACTGTAAAGTTAGGTAAAGGTGTTGCAATTAGGTGCACTCCTGAAAGCAAGAGGAGACGACGGTCAAGAATGGTTGACCCGGATGGGTTAAGTTCTGCAGGGTGA
- the LOC122580439 gene encoding pectinesterase, giving the protein MNDVKKKFTLIGLGVVLLAATVIGAGFLIKMYSGHAHDAEQDDSIATTSKAVDSLCQHTDYKQSCHKSLANASDTDDPKELVKMAFDSAIKEVQIAMDNSTTLKELAKDPRASKALDQCKEVLNTSIDDLKRSLQKLDNFDVARMEEYVNDLKIWLSGSLTYQETCREGFKNTTGEAGEKMKKLLRLGWKLTSNGLAMINGIGELLGEFQLTGVSRRLLDKFPNDDAWWARGERRLLLDVDPKTLKPNAVVAKDGSGKFKTIKEAVQTVPKKNVQPFVILIKQGIYKEYVEIPRRVNNIIFIGEGPTKTRITGNIGYNDGITTYKTATVAVNGDGFMAKDIGFENTAGPQKHQAVALRVSGDMAIFHNCAMDGYQDTLYAHAYRQFYRQCTITGTIDFVFGDAAAIFQDCKMIVRKPLDNQACMVTAQGRKDRNSKGALILEGCTITAEPAYMATQPMPKSYLGRPWKEYSRTIIMQSFIDRHIVPDGWSPWLGTFGLDTCYYGEFNNRGPGANTAQRVKWKGIKKISLQEATSYTPGKFLLGDLWVKATGVPYNPGMMNV; this is encoded by the exons ATGAACGACGTGAAGAAAAAGTTCACATTGATTGGACTTGGCGTCGTCCTATTAGCAGCCACGGTCATTGGTGCAGGTTTTCTTATCAAAATGTATTCGGGTCATGCACACGATGCAGAACAGGATGATTCCATTGCAACGACAAGCAAGGCCGTGGACTCGCTTTGCCAACATACGGATTACAAGCAGTCATGTCATAAGAGTCTTGCCAATGCAAGCGACACAGATGACCCCAAAGAGCTTGTGAAGATGGCTTTTGATTCTGCAATAAAGGAGGTTCAAATAGCCATGGATAACTCAACAACCTTGAAAGAATTGGCCAAGGACCCCAGAGCTTCTAAGGCATTGGATCAATGCAAAGAGGTTCTCAATACCTCTATTGATGATCTTAAGAGATCTTTACAAAAGCTAGATAACTTTGATGTTGCCAGGATGGAGGAATATGTGAATGATCTTAAGATATGGCTTAGTGGTTCGTTAACTTATCAAGAAACGTGTCGTGAAGGGTTCAAGAACACAACTGGTGAAGCGGGtgagaagatgaagaagttATTGAGATTAGGGTGGAAGCTCACAAGTAATGGGCTCGCCATGATTAATGGTATTGGTGAGCTCCTTGGGGAGTTTCAGCTAACCGGGGTTAGTCGTAGGTTACTAGACAAGTTTCCAAATGATGATGCATGGTGGGCTAGAGGTGAGAGGCGGTTGCTTCTTGATGTTGATCCAAAGACATTGAAGCCAAATGCTGTTGTGGCTAAAGATGGTTCGGGCAAGTTTAAGACCATCAAGGAGGCCGTCCAAACAGTGCCCAAAAAGAATGTGCAGCCATTTGTTATCCTAATCAAGCAAGGTATTTACAAGGAATACGTGGAAATCCCTCGACGTGTTAATAATATCATCTTCATAGGAGAAGGTCCAACGAAAACAAGGATCACCGGAAACATAGGTTACAATGATGGAATTACGACTTACAAGACTGCAACTGTTG CGGTGAATGGAGACGGTTTCATGGCTAAAGACATAGGGTTTGAGAACACTGCAGGGCCACAAAAGCATCAAGCAGTCGCCCTTCGTGTCTCTGGTGACATGGCTATCTTTCACAACTGTGCCATGGACGGATATCAAGACACGCTTTATGCCCACGCATATCGCCAGTTTTACCGCCAATGCACCATCACTGGAACCATTGATTTCGTTTTTGGTGACGCTGCAGCCATCTTCCAAGACTGCAAGATGATAGTAAGAAAGCCCCTTGATAACCAAGCATGCATGGTGACAGCCCAAGGGCGTAAGGATCGCAACTCAAAAGGCGCCTTAATCCTCGAGGGCTGCACCATTACAGCTGAACCAGCCTACATGGCCACCCAGCCAATGCCAAAATCCTACCTAGGCCGCCCGTGGAAAGAATACTCTAGAACCATAATCATGCAGTCATTCATCGACCGACACATTGTCCCTGATGGGTGGTCCCCGTGGCTTGGAACATTCGGGCTGGACACGTGTTATTATGGTGAATTTAACAATAGAGGGCCAGGGGCTAATACAGCCCAAAGGGTAAAATGGAAGGGGATCAAGAAGATTAGCCTGCAAGAGGCTACTAGTTACACTCCAGGGAAATTTCTATTAGGAGATTTATGGGTCAAGGCAACTGGTGTCCCTTATAATCCTGGCATGATGAATGTCTAA
- the LOC122578256 gene encoding probable acyl-CoA dehydrogenase IBR3: MGTCAQGRSNYILLRWTQLVYHLKFDLYSDNLKMGSVGGARRTDELIVNRGGAAHDEIDKQALFRYCSLYVQGFPVSSSLFSVSQFGHGQSNPTYLIEMQSGPLVKRYVLRKKPPGKLLQSAHAIEREYQVLHALSTHTQVPVPKVFCLCTDSSVIGTPFYIMEFLEGRIFLDPMLPGVAPNRRAALYHATAKALASIHAANVDAIGLGNYGRRKNYCKRQVERWANQYIASTGEGKSERNPKMLTLIDWLRQNIPSEDSSGSTAGLVHGDFRIDNLVFHPIEDRVIGVLDWELSTLGNQMCDIAYNCLMYVGDMSRDKVKHNSGFEITDAPEGIPSLEEHLTDYCSAAGKPWPVAGWKFYLAFSLFRGASILAGVHSRYIMGNASGGKRAEDAGEKANDLIQIAWSYIERETVLSQTPPSITRGKDYVHGIANDKKDRGLEDGGRFVPNKKVQELREKLIKFMEDHIYPMEHEFSKLAQSSMRWTIHPQEEKLKEIAKQEGLWNLFIPLDSAARARKVLFEGKDDEVIGMGFPNQLGAGLSNLEYGYLCEIMGRSVWAPQVFNCGAPDTGNMEVLLRYGSKEQLQEWLIPLLNGTIRSGFAMTEPQVASSDATNIECSIRREGDSYVINGKKWWTSGAMDPRCKLLVLMGKTDFNAPTHKQQSMILVDINTPGVTVIRPLTVFGYEDAPHGHAEISFENVRVPAKNILLGEGRGFEIAQGRLGPGRLHHCMRTIGAAERGMQLMVQRALQRRTFGKFIAEHGSFLSELAMCRIELERTRLLVLEAADQLDRHGNKKAQGALAMAKVATPNMALKVLDMAIQVHGAAGVSGDTVLAHLYAAVRTLRIADGPDEVHLGTIAKLEIRKAKL; the protein is encoded by the exons ATAATCTGAAAATGGGATCAGTTGGTGGAGCGAGGAGGACGGATGAACTAATAGTAAATCGTGGAGGAGCTGCACATGATGAAATTGATAAACAGGCTTTGTTTCGTTATTGTTCTCTTTATGTTCAAGGCTTCCCtgtttcttcttctcttttttctGTTTCTCAG TTTGGGCATGGCCAGTCCAACCCGACGTATCTAATCGAGATGCAGTCAGGTCCTTTAGTGAAGAGGTATGTTTTGAGAAAAAAGCCTCCTGGGAAACTTCTCCAGTCTGCTCATGCTATCGAAAGAGAGTATCAG GTGCTTCATGCATTAAGTACACATACGCAAGTTCCTGTACCCAAAGTGTTTTGTTTATGTACAGATTCAAGTGTAATTGGAACTCCATTCTACATCATGGAGTTTTTGGAGGGACGCATCTTCTTAGACCCTATGCTACCT GGTGTAGCACCTAATAGGAGGGCGGCTTTGTACCATGCAACTGCTAAAGCTTTGGCTTCTATTCATGCTGCAAATGTTGATGCAATCGGTCTGGGAAACTATGGCAGACGAAAAAATTACTGTAAACGGCAG GTGGAAAGGTGGGCAAATCAATACATTGCTTCTACTGGTGAAGGAAAATCTGAAAGAAACCCAAAGATGTTGACATTGATTGATTGGTTGCGACAAAATATCCCTTCAGAAGATTCATCTGGAAGCACAGCAGGTCTAGTCCATGGTGATTTTCGGATTGATAATCTAGTTTTCCATCCTATTGAG GATAGAGTGATTGGCGTTCTTGATTGGGAGTTGTCGACTCTTGGAAATCAGATGTGTGATATTGCATACAACTGTCTG ATGTATGTCGGCGATATGTCACGGGATAAAGTGAAACACAATAGCGGTTTTGAAATTACTGACGCTCCTGAAGGAATTCCTTCTTTGGAAGAACACCTAACTGATTACTGCTCTGCTGCA GGAAAACCATGGCCTGTTGCTGGATGGAAGTTTTATCTTGCGTTTTCACTTTTCCGTGGTGCGTCAATCTTAGCTGGTGTCCACAGTAGATATATTATG GGTAACGCATCCGGTGGAAAGCGTGCCGAAGATGCAGGGGAAAAAGCCAATGATCTTATACAAATTGCTTGGTCTTATATAGAGAGGGAAACTGTTCTGTCACAAACCCCTCCATCAA TCACAAGAGGGAAGGATTACGTTCATGGTATTGCCAACGACAAGAAAGATCGAGGGTTGGAAGACGGGGGGAGATTTGTTCCTAACAAAAAAGTTCAGGAGTTAagagaaaaattaattaagttcATGGAAGATCACATATACCCGATGGAGCACGAGTTCAGTAAGCTTGCTCAGTCTTCCATGCGCTGGACGATTCACCCACAAGAGGAAAAGTTGAAGGAAATTGCAAAGCAAGAAGGCTTATGGAATCTTTTTATACCT CTGGATAGTGCTGCAAGGGCAAGAAAAGTTCTTTTTGAAGGCAAAGATGATGAGGTCATTGGAATGGGATTTCCTAACCAATTGGGTGCTGGGCTCTCGAATCTTGAATATGGATACCTTTGTGAGATCATGGGTCGCTCAGTATGGGCTCCACAAGTGTTCAACTGTGGGGCACCTGATACCGGAAACATGGAG GTATTATTGCGGTATGGCAGCAAAGAACAGCTTCAAGAATGGCTTATTCCATTGCTGAATGGGACAATCCGGTCTGGATTTGCAATGACAGAGCCTCAAGTTGCATCTTCTGATGCAACTAATATAGAGTGTTCTATAAGAAG AGAAGGCGATAGTTATGTCATAAATGGAAAGAAGTGGTGGACAAGTGGAGCCATGGATCCTAGATGCAAGCTCCTTGTACTTATG GGGAAAACTGACTTTAATGCGCCAACTCATAAGCAGCAATCCATGATTTTGGTAGATATTAATACTCCTGGTGTGACGGTAATAAGACCACTCACGGTGTTCGGCTATGAGGATGCACCACATGGGCATGCAGAGATTTCATTTGAGAATGTTCGTGTTCCAGCTAAGAATATCCTTTTAGGAGAGGGCCGTGGCTTTGAGATTGCACAG GGTAGGTTGGGTCCAGGGAGGTTGCATCACTGCATGCGAACAATAGGTGCAGCAGAACGAGGGATGCAGTTGATGGTTCAGAGGGCTCTTCAAAGAAGAACGTTCGGAAAATTTATAGCTGAACATGGCTCTTTTCTCTCTGAATTGGCCATG TGTCGAATAGAACTAGAGAGAACCAGGCTATTAGTTCTTGAAGCTGCAGACCAACTTGATCGGCATGGAAATAAGAAAGCTCAAGGGGCCCTTGCAATGGCCAAG GTAGCAACTCCAAATATGGCTCTGAAGGTGCTCGACATGGCAATTCAAGTGCATGGGGCAGCAGGCGTATCAGGAGACACTGTTTTGGCCCATCTTTATGCTGCAGTTAGAACTCTGAGAATCGCCGATGGTCCAGACGAAGTTCATTTGGGGACAATTGCCAAATTAGAAATAAGAAAAGCCAAGCTTTGA